A window from Populus trichocarpa isolate Nisqually-1 chromosome 3, P.trichocarpa_v4.1, whole genome shotgun sequence encodes these proteins:
- the LOC7496544 gene encoding uncharacterized protein LOC7496544, with protein sequence MAPPSLLGPPEIKKPVPTPQQQAPTTVRNPFVDLMVDNFNKTTVNQLPQMGYTENMSATFLSSGNPCLDLFFHVVPNTPPESLQKRLHSAWNHNPLTTLKLICNLRGVRGTGKSDKEGFYTSAIWLHNNHPKTLACNIPSMADFGYFKDLPEILYRLLEGPDVRKIQKQEWRQRKGRKTGRRAGFKIGQPKTLAPFQRSKRPKNAKSSRNAGPSIPIHIRIQNEKRRAEMEKENASIARKERRAAMAKKVIERYSHDPDYRFLYEGVSDFFAGCLKTDMQHLNSSNTTKVSLAAKWCPSIDSSFDRSTLLCESIARKVFPRESYPEYEGIEEAHYAYRVRDRLRKEVLVPLRKVLELPEVYIGANRWDSIPYNRVASVAMKFYKKKFFKHDAERFRQYLEDVKAGKTKIAAGALLPHEIIESLNDDDGGEVAELQWKRIVDDLLQKGKMKNCIAVCDVSGSMSGTPMEVSVALGLLVSELCEEPWKGKLITFSQNPMLQMVEGDSLLQKTEFVRSMEWGMNTNFQKVFDLILQVAVNGNLREDQMIKRVFVFSDMEFDQASCNPWETDYQVIARKFTEKGYGNVIPEIVFWNLRDSRATPVPGTQKGVALVSGFSKNLMKLFLDGDGEISPEAVMKEAIAGEEYQKLVVLD encoded by the coding sequence ATGGCACCACCATCTCTCCTTGGCCCTCCAGAGATTAAGAAGCCAGTGCCAACACCACAACAACAAGCCCCAACAACTGTACGGAATCCCTTTGTAGATCTAATGGTAGACAATTTCAATAAAACCACTGTTAATCAATTACCCCAGATGGGTTACACTGAAAATATGTCAGCTACCTTTCTCTCCTCGGGCAACCCCtgtcttgatttatttttccatgtaGTACCAAATACCCCACCTGAATCCCTCCAGAAAAGACTCCACTCTGCCTGGAACCACAACCCCTTGACCACCCTCAAACTCATCTGTAACCTTAGAGGTGTACGTGGCACCGGAAAATCTGATAAAGAAGGGTTTTACACATCAGCAATCTGGCTACACAACAACCACCCCAAAACTCTAGCCTGCAATATTCCATCCATGGCGGATTTCGGTTACTTTAAGGATTTGCCTGAAATTCTTTACCGACTTTTAGAAGGGCCTGATGTGAGAAAGATCCAAAAACAAGAGTGGAGGCAGAGAAAAGGCAGAAAGACTGGAAGGAGAGCGGGATTTAAGATTGGGCAACCAAAGACTCTAGCGCCATTTCAACGCAGCAAGAGGCCTAAGAATGCTAAATCGTCAAGAAATGCTGGGCCTAGCATTCCCATACATATCAGAATCCAGAATGAAAAGAGAAGGGCTGAGATGGAGAAAGAGAATGCAAGTATTGCCAGGAAAGAGAGAAGGGCAGCCATGGCGAAGAAGGTTATTGAAAGATATAGTCATGACCCTGATTATCGGTTCTTATATGAGGGCGTATCGGATTTCTTTGCGGGTTGCCTTAAGACTGATATGCAACACTTGAATTCTAGTAATACAACAAAGGTCAGTCTTGCTGCGAAATGGTGCCCCTCTATTGATTCTTCCTTTGATCGATCAACTCTGTTGTGTGAGAGTATTGCAAGGAAGGTATTTCCTAGAGAATCTTATCCTGAATATGAAGGAATCGAAGAGGCACATTATGCTTATCGTGTTCGTGATCGATTGAGGAAGGAGGTTTTGGTTCCGCTTCGTAAGGTTCTTGAGTTGCCTGAGGTCTATATCGGTGCTAATAGATGGGATTCCATCCCATACAATAGAGTTGCTTCTGTGGCCATGAAGTTTTACaagaaaaagttttttaaacatGATGCAGAGCGTTTCAGACAGTATTTGGAAGATGTGAAAGCTGGAAAGACCAAGATTGCAGCAGGTGCATTGCTGCCTCATGAGATCATCGAGTCTTTGAACGATGACGATGGTGGAGAAGTAGCAGAGCTGCAGTGGAAGAGAATCGTTGATGATTTATTGCAGAAAGGGAAGATGAAAAACTGTATAGCTGTCTGTGATGTGTCCGGGAGCATGTCTGGGACTCCAATGGAGGTTTCTGTGGCACTTGGTCTGTTGGTTTCAGAGCTTTGTGAAGAGCCATGGAAGGGTAAGCTAATTACATTCAGTCAAAACCCCATGCTTCAAATGGTTGAAGGAGATAGTCTTCTACAGAAGACTGAGTTTGTGAGGAGCATGGAGTGGGGCATGAACACTAATTTCCAAAAGGTGTTTGATCTTATTTTGCAAGTTGCTGTTAATGGTAATTTGAGAGAGGATCAAATGATCAAGAGGGTGTTTGTGTTTAGTGACATGGAATTTGATCAAGCTTCCTGCAATCCTTGGGAAACAGACTATCAAGTCATTGCAAGGAAGTTTACTGAAAAGGGTTATGGTAATGTAATCCCAGAGATTGTGTTTTGGAATTTGAGAGACTCAAGGGCTACACCAGTACCTGGTACACAGAAGGGAGTTGCACTTGTGAGTGggttttctaaaaatttgatgaaattgtttttggatGGAGATGGTGAAATAAGCCCTGAAGCTGTTATGAAAGAGGCCATCGCTGGGGAAGAGTATCAGAAGTTAGTTGTGCTTGATTGA